A single Bifidobacterium asteroides DNA region contains:
- the rplS gene encoding 50S ribosomal protein L19, translating into MNAIQEFDASHMKPAEQIPDFRPGDTVEVNVNITEGNNSRIQAFTGVVIARQGSGVRETILVRKVSFGVGVERRFPLHSPQIDSIKVLRHGRVRRAKLYYLRGLHGKAARIVERRDNKAESNK; encoded by the coding sequence ATGAACGCGATTCAGGAATTTGACGCCAGCCACATGAAGCCTGCGGAGCAGATCCCAGACTTCCGCCCCGGCGATACCGTCGAGGTCAACGTCAACATCACTGAGGGCAACAACTCTCGTATCCAGGCTTTCACGGGCGTGGTGATCGCTCGTCAGGGCTCTGGCGTGCGCGAGACCATCCTGGTGCGCAAGGTCAGCTTCGGCGTGGGCGTCGAGCGTCGCTTCCCTCTGCACTCCCCGCAGATTGATTCCATCAAGGTGCTGCGCCACGGCCGTGTCCGCCGCGCCAAGCTCTACTACCTGCGTGGTCTGCACGGCAAGGCCGCCCGCATCGTCGAGCGTCGCGACAACAAGGCCGAGTCCAACAAGTAG
- the pgi gene encoding glucose-6-phosphate isomerase has product MAINPPVDATSTKAWAALHQHFDDMQRQGIDLRAWFAKDPQRTEKLSFELGDLYIDLSKNLIQPETLSLLAQLGREVGLEERIEAMFNGEHINNTEDRAVLHTALRRPEEDRGRLIVDGQDVVGDVRDTLKRIYAFADQVRSGSWTGLTGKRITTVVNIGIGGSDLGPVMAYEALKPYADAGISARYISNIDPNDLAEKTRDLDPETTLFIIVSKTFTTLETLTNARQARAWLLKSLGERGLLSKDGEDLSAEAIRRHFIAVSTALDKVRDFGIDPDNVFGFWNWVGGRYSVDSAVGTSLAITIGPERFEEFLKGFNTVDRYFRATPLDRNVVALMGLLNVWYVNFFGAHSHAVLPYDQYLHRFPAYLQQLTMESNGKSVRWDGTPVTSLTGEIFWGEPGTNGQHAFYQLIHQGTRLIPADFIAFANTPNPAKDGDQDVHELFLANFLAQTKALAFGKTADEVRAEGTPEAIVPARVFTGNRPTTSIFGDALTPAALGELIALYEHITLTEGTVWGIDSFDQWGVELGKKLAREITPAISRDDQALAEQDQSTKSLIAFYRAHRR; this is encoded by the coding sequence ATGGCCATCAATCCTCCAGTGGACGCTACCAGCACCAAGGCCTGGGCGGCCTTGCACCAGCACTTCGACGACATGCAGCGCCAAGGGATCGATCTGCGCGCATGGTTCGCCAAGGACCCGCAGCGCACCGAAAAGCTCAGCTTCGAGCTGGGTGATCTCTATATTGATCTGTCCAAGAACCTGATTCAGCCCGAGACCCTGTCACTGCTGGCCCAGCTGGGCCGCGAGGTCGGCCTTGAGGAGCGGATCGAGGCCATGTTCAACGGCGAGCACATCAACAACACCGAGGACAGGGCCGTCCTGCACACAGCCCTGCGCCGTCCCGAGGAGGATCGCGGCCGGCTGATCGTGGACGGCCAGGATGTTGTCGGCGACGTCCGCGACACCCTCAAGCGCATCTATGCCTTTGCCGACCAGGTCCGCTCGGGCAGCTGGACCGGTCTGACCGGCAAGCGGATCACCACCGTGGTCAACATCGGCATCGGCGGCTCCGACCTTGGCCCGGTCATGGCTTACGAGGCCCTGAAGCCCTACGCGGATGCCGGCATCAGCGCCCGCTACATCTCCAACATCGATCCCAACGACCTGGCCGAGAAGACGCGCGATCTGGATCCGGAGACCACGCTCTTCATCATCGTCTCCAAGACCTTCACCACTCTGGAGACCCTGACCAACGCCCGCCAGGCCCGCGCCTGGCTCCTGAAGAGCCTGGGGGAGCGTGGCCTGCTGTCCAAGGACGGCGAGGACCTCTCGGCCGAGGCCATCCGCCGGCACTTCATCGCCGTTTCGACTGCCCTGGACAAGGTGCGCGACTTCGGCATCGATCCGGACAACGTCTTCGGCTTCTGGAACTGGGTCGGCGGCCGGTACTCGGTGGATTCCGCCGTGGGCACCTCCCTGGCCATCACCATCGGCCCCGAGCGTTTCGAGGAGTTCCTCAAGGGCTTCAACACTGTCGACCGCTACTTCCGCGCCACCCCCCTGGATCGAAACGTAGTTGCTCTGATGGGCCTGCTCAACGTCTGGTATGTCAACTTCTTCGGCGCCCACTCGCACGCAGTGCTGCCCTATGACCAGTATCTGCACCGCTTCCCGGCCTACCTGCAGCAGCTGACCATGGAGTCCAACGGCAAGTCCGTGCGCTGGGACGGCACGCCGGTGACCAGCCTGACCGGCGAAATCTTCTGGGGGGAGCCCGGCACCAACGGACAGCACGCCTTCTACCAGCTGATCCACCAGGGCACCCGCCTGATCCCCGCCGACTTCATCGCCTTCGCCAACACCCCCAACCCGGCAAAGGACGGCGACCAGGACGTGCATGAGCTCTTCCTGGCCAACTTCCTGGCCCAGACCAAGGCATTGGCCTTCGGCAAGACCGCCGACGAGGTCCGCGCCGAGGGCACTCCCGAGGCCATCGTCCCGGCCCGGGTCTTCACGGGCAACAGGCCCACCACCTCCATCTTCGGCGATGCGCTGACTCCGGCCGCCCTGGGCGAGCTGATCGCCCTCTACGAGCACATCACGCTGACCGAGGGCACGGTCTGGGGCATCGACTCCTTCGACCAGTGGGGCGTTGAGCTGGGCAAGAAGCTGGCCCGCGAGATCACCCCGGCCATCTCCCGGGACGACCAGGCCCTGGCCGAGCAGGATCAGTCCACAAAGTCCCTGATCGCCTTCTACAGGGCCCACCGCCGCTGA
- a CDS encoding ribonuclease HII yields MRRILPTLATEAALADQGAEYVLGLDEVGRGALAGPAMVGVVAVRSADLPHLKVPEGVADSKMLTPARRLAMYRDLENWAAGWAVGACSNHEIDQWGIVHALGIAALRALAELEHGMDLGPGRRLAAILDGPNDYITPAADSFDAPDLPVLPKVSTQVKGDAHCASVACAAVIAKVTRDQLMVRLAASDPALAPYQWEHNKGYGSPAHLEAIRRLGPSRLHRVSWHLPSSGPGRG; encoded by the coding sequence ATGAGGCGGATCCTGCCGACCCTGGCCACTGAGGCTGCCTTGGCTGATCAGGGAGCCGAGTATGTGCTGGGGCTGGATGAGGTCGGCCGCGGAGCCCTGGCGGGTCCGGCCATGGTCGGCGTGGTGGCGGTCCGTTCCGCTGACCTGCCCCATTTGAAGGTCCCTGAAGGGGTGGCGGATTCCAAGATGCTGACCCCTGCGCGTCGGCTGGCCATGTACCGTGACTTGGAGAACTGGGCTGCCGGCTGGGCGGTGGGGGCCTGTTCCAATCATGAGATCGACCAGTGGGGCATCGTTCACGCCCTGGGCATCGCCGCCCTGCGCGCACTGGCCGAATTGGAGCATGGGATGGACCTTGGGCCCGGCCGCCGTCTGGCTGCCATCCTTGACGGCCCCAATGACTACATCACCCCGGCCGCCGACAGCTTTGACGCCCCCGACCTCCCGGTTCTGCCCAAGGTTTCCACCCAGGTCAAGGGTGATGCCCACTGTGCCAGTGTGGCCTGCGCGGCGGTCATCGCCAAGGTCACCCGTGACCAGCTTATGGTCCGGTTGGCCGCCTCTGACCCTGCCCTGGCCCCGTACCAGTGGGAGCACAACAAGGGCTATGGGTCGCCTGCGCACCTGGAGGCCATTCGCCGTCTGGGACCCAGCCGCCTGCACCGGGTCAGCTGGCATTTGCCCTCGTCCGGTCCCGGCAGGGGCTAA
- the lepB gene encoding signal peptidase I — MAFRDEEATSSGLWYPDGRQATSAPVPPRHAFDRPGGRGSTKGSHPRLGERGFLPEFLFELVALLAVVAVLRIFLFSIYVIPSGSMENTLGIGDRILTTHRLTRSMMAPRRGDVVVFTDPANWLGEESTPSFRGSHLVKRLIGMPGDTVACKGHGAPVTVNGVALDESSYLRPGVEPSSFAFKVKVDPGYVFVMGDNRSNSADSRLHKDDGHNGLVPMDNIKGTALLTYYPVGSWKLLNNQHKVFDSVPEPTQD, encoded by the coding sequence ATGGCCTTTCGGGATGAGGAAGCGACCTCGTCGGGACTCTGGTACCCGGACGGCAGACAGGCCACCTCAGCCCCGGTGCCGCCCCGTCATGCCTTCGACCGCCCCGGTGGACGCGGCTCCACCAAGGGCAGCCACCCGCGTCTGGGCGAACGCGGTTTCCTGCCCGAGTTTCTGTTCGAGCTGGTTGCCCTCTTGGCCGTCGTTGCCGTCCTGCGCATATTTTTGTTCAGCATCTACGTCATCCCCTCCGGCTCCATGGAGAACACCCTTGGCATCGGGGACAGAATCCTGACCACTCACCGGCTGACCAGGTCCATGATGGCCCCCCGCCGTGGGGATGTGGTGGTCTTCACTGATCCTGCCAACTGGCTAGGCGAAGAGTCCACACCCAGCTTCCGTGGCAGTCACCTGGTCAAACGCCTGATCGGCATGCCCGGCGACACAGTGGCCTGCAAGGGTCATGGCGCCCCAGTCACCGTCAACGGCGTCGCCTTGGATGAGAGCTCCTACCTGCGCCCAGGAGTGGAGCCCAGCTCCTTTGCCTTCAAGGTCAAGGTGGACCCTGGGTACGTCTTCGTCATGGGCGACAATCGTTCCAACTCCGCCGATTCCCGTCTGCACAAGGACGACGGACACAATGGCCTGGTCCCCATGGACAACATCAAGGGCACTGCGTTGCTGACCTATTACCCGGTGGGCAGCTGGAAGCTGCTCAACAACCAGCACAAGGTCTTCGACTCTGTGCCTGAGCCTACCCAGGACTGA
- a CDS encoding mannose-1-phosphate guanylyltransferase has product MDLNDFYAVIPAGGVGTRLWPLSRQDRPKFLYDLLGSGRTMIQGTFDRLAGICGADHVVVSTGQRHVDQVRQQLPELAEDALFAEPVPRDSTAAIALATAVLAQQHGGEIIVGSFAADHVIRDDKAFASSVEQAVAAARAGYVTTIGIAASRPSTAFGYIHQGPSLADRIPGAPDARLVSEFVEKPDASTAQAYLSTGEYRWNAGMFVMQAQVLLDCLRRYKPELHAAVMAIAQVWDQGEQARGQAMEEHWPGIEKIAFDYAVAEPLSAAGGVAVVPGGFDWDDIGDFNSVAGLLPSSNRRNIKILGDADRVMYLDSAGDMVVPGSERTVALLGVDDMIVVDTPDALLVAPRARSQEVKDMVAKLAQYGCDDIL; this is encoded by the coding sequence ATGGATCTCAATGATTTCTATGCCGTCATTCCGGCCGGTGGTGTGGGTACCCGGCTCTGGCCATTGAGCCGTCAGGACCGGCCCAAGTTTCTCTATGATCTGTTGGGGTCAGGCAGAACCATGATCCAAGGTACCTTTGACCGGCTGGCCGGTATCTGCGGGGCCGACCATGTGGTCGTCTCCACTGGCCAGCGGCATGTGGACCAGGTGCGCCAGCAGCTTCCGGAACTGGCTGAGGACGCCCTTTTCGCCGAGCCTGTTCCTCGCGATTCCACGGCGGCCATAGCCTTGGCGACTGCTGTACTGGCCCAGCAGCACGGCGGGGAAATCATCGTGGGCTCCTTCGCCGCCGACCACGTCATCCGAGACGACAAAGCATTCGCGTCCTCAGTGGAGCAGGCGGTGGCAGCGGCCCGGGCCGGTTATGTGACTACCATCGGCATCGCCGCCTCCCGTCCCTCCACCGCCTTCGGCTACATCCACCAAGGCCCCTCCCTGGCCGATCGCATTCCCGGGGCTCCTGATGCCCGCTTGGTCAGCGAATTCGTCGAGAAGCCGGATGCCTCTACGGCCCAGGCTTACCTGTCCACAGGGGAGTATCGATGGAACGCCGGCATGTTCGTCATGCAAGCGCAGGTGCTCTTGGACTGCCTGCGTCGTTACAAGCCGGAGCTCCACGCCGCGGTCATGGCCATCGCCCAGGTCTGGGACCAGGGCGAGCAGGCCCGCGGCCAGGCCATGGAGGAGCACTGGCCGGGCATCGAGAAGATCGCCTTCGACTATGCCGTGGCCGAGCCCCTTTCGGCGGCCGGCGGCGTGGCGGTTGTTCCAGGGGGCTTCGATTGGGATGACATCGGCGACTTCAATTCGGTGGCCGGCCTGCTGCCGTCCTCCAACAGGCGCAACATCAAGATTCTTGGGGATGCCGACCGGGTCATGTATTTGGATTCAGCCGGAGACATGGTCGTGCCCGGCTCCGAACGCACGGTTGCTCTTCTGGGTGTGGATGACATGATCGTCGTCGACACTCCCGATGCTCTCCTGGTGGCCCCCCGAGCCCGCAGTCAGGAAGTCAAGGACATGGTGGCCAAGTTGGCCCAGTACGGCTGTGACGACATACTTTGA